The nucleotide window TCGCCGGCAGCGGCGCCCTGCCCGTCGTCCTCGCGGCCGTCGCCTCCGGCGGCTTCCGCCGCATGGTGGAGCAGCAGCTGGACCTCTCGATCGTGCAGAGCACCGTCGCCACGAACCGCCAGGCGGTCGGCATGCGGGCCTCGGAGGAGCTCGCCTCGCTCGACTTCGAGGCGGAGACCCTGCTCGAGGGCGTCGCCTCGGGCCGGCTGACGCTGCCATTGGCCCCCGAGACGGCCGAGGAGGCCGCGTCCCTCGCCGCGGCCCTTCGGGTGCGCCTCATCGAGGGGCGCACCGACACGTGGCTGAAGCATGCGGTCGCCGAGAGCGAGTTCCTCACCGGGGCGGTGCGGGTGGTCGATCCGCGCGGGGACGCGGGCCGGCTCGCCCCGGCCGCGCGCGACGCCCTGCTGCAGGCGGTCTGGCTCATCGTCGGAGATCTGCCGCGGCAGGCGGCCGGCCCCGTCGAGCTCGCCCTCGGCGCGGATGTCCCGCAAACGGGGGATGAAAACACCCCTGGCCCGGTCGTGAATGTCACAATTCGGGCACCGAGTCAGTTGAAGCGTCGCCTCGATGCGGCGACTTGGGATGCCATCGGTAGTGTCGGACCGCACGAACTGCGTGTCGACGCCGAAAGCATCCGCATCGACATCGCCTGTCGGATCACCGTGGGCGAACCTGCCGACGGCGCGTCCCCGCGCACCGTTCCTCGAGAGACAAGGGGAATCCAATGACACCATCCCGACCGCCCATCCGACTCGCCGTCGTCGACGACCACCGGATCCTCCTGGGCGCCCTGAGCGAGTGGCTCCGCACCGGTGCGAAGGACCTCCGCGTGGTGTGCGCCGTGCCGTCGTGGTCGGAGCTGCTGGCCGACCCCGCCTTCCCGGCGGATGTCGTGCTGCTCGACCTCGACCTGAAGGACGACATCCCGATCTCGCTGAAGCTGTCGACGCTGAAGACCGCCGGGGTCCGCACCGTGCTCATGAGCACCTACTCCGAGCCGGCGGTGGTGCGCGAGGCCATGGCGGCCGGCGCGCTCGGCTACATCGTCAAGACCGAACCCGTCGAGCAGATCGCCGAGGCGATCCGCATCGCCGAGGCCGGCGGCACCTACCTCACCCCCGAGCTCGCGGGCCGTCTCGTCGACGAGACCGGCGCGCCGAAGCTCTCGGCACAGGAGCGCCGCGTCATGGCCCTCTACGGCAACGGCCAGTCCGTCAAGGGCGTCGCGTTCGAACTCGGCATCAGCGAGGAGACCGCGAAGAGCTACCTGAAGCGCATCCGCGAGAAGTACAAGGTGCACGGCTTCGACGTCGGCACGAAGGTCGCCCTCCGCAAGCGCGCCATCCTCGACGGCATCATCCTGCAGACCGACTGAGGCCCCCGCTCAAGCGGGGTCTCGATACGCTCGCTGACGCTCGCACCTCGACCGGCGGAGGCCGCCCGTCGGTCGAGTAGGCGCGTCAGCGCCGTATCGAGACCCGGTGCCTGCAACGTGTGGAGGGTCTCGATACGCTCGCTGACGCTCGCACCTCGACCGGCGGAGGGCGTTCAGTCGCGCTCGATCGCCTGCTCGAGGCGTTCGATCTTGCCGTCGAGCTCACCGGAGTAGCCGGGGCGGATGTCGGCCTTCAGCACGAGCGAGACGCGCGATCCGTAGGGCATCACGGCCTCGGTCGCGCGTCGCACGACGTCCATCACCTCGTCCCACTCGCCTTCGATCTCGGTGAACATCGACGTCGTGCGGTTGGGCAGGCCCGACTCGCGCACGATCCGCACCGCGGCGGCGACGGCGTCGTGCACGGATCCGTCGGCGCGCCCGGTTCCGGACGGGGCGACGGAGAAGGCGACGAGCATGGGCGGGTCCTTTCCTCGGAGGTGCGGGCGACGAGCCGTCAGGCGGCGATGCGGCCGCGGGTGTCGGCGAGGGCGGCATCCACCGGCCGCCGCCGCCCAGCCTGCCACAACCGCGTCCCGCACCATACGGCGATGACGGCGACCAGGGCGTGCTTGGCCGTCAGCAGGAACACGAACCCGGGGTCGGCGACCAGCAGCCAGCCGTAGAGGTACGGGTAGATGACGTGCGTGAACGCCGCAACGGCGAGCGCGAGGCTCGCCGGCAGCACGAAACGGTGCGGCCGGTACACCAGGCCGAGGACGATCGGCGCCGCCAGCCAGGTGACGAACTGCGGCGAGCCGACCTTGTTGGCGAGCATGAGCCAGGCGACGAAGCCGAGCGCGAGCGGCGGCAGCACCCGGCCGAAGGCGGCGCCGCGGCGCACGGCCCGGATGCCGAGCACGAGGAAGGCGAGCACCCCGGCGATCATGAGCGGCGTCGTGATCCATGCGATCTCCACGCCCGGCCCGTCGATCTGGAACGTGAGGATGTCGTGGTCGTAGGAGATGCGGCTGGCCGTGTCGCCCAGGGCGATCGCCCACAGCCAGGGCACGGCCAGGGGCGCCTCGACCTGCAGGCCGCGGACGGTCTGCTCGCCGATGAAGCCGAAGACGTTCAGTTCGCTGCCGGCCAGGAGGCTCACGCCGACGATCCCGGCCGACAGGGCGAGGGCGACCATCACGACCTCCCCGCGTTTGCGGGACGCCGTCACGAGCGCGAGGCCGAGCGCGGCCGGCCACACCTTGACCCAGGTGGCGATCGTGATGAGGGCCGCGGCCACGCGCGGCCGCCCGGCCGCCCACAGCAGGCCGGCGATCGCGAAGGGCACCGTGATCGCGTCGATGCGGCCGAGGGCGATCGGCCCGAGCGCGGCGAGGAAGGCGAGCCACCACCAGGCGGCGATGCGACGCGGGCGGCTGCGGGCACCGCGGCCGAGCAGCACGGCGAAGACGGCCGCGTCGAGGGCGATGACGATGCCGAGCCACGTCCAGGCGTAGAGCTCGGGGCCGAGGGCGAGGGATGCGGCCATCGGGGCGAAGGCGAGGATCGGGTAGACCCAGGGCTCGTCGATGCCCATCCGCACCCAGTCGTGGGCGGCGTTCTCGGCCCAGACGAAGTACACGCCGGTGACGTCGCCGAGCGGGTACCCGGGGGCGAAGAGGTTCAGCGCCGCCAGGCCCGCGTGCACGGTCGCGAACCCGATCCACAGCGCGGCGGCCGTGCTCATCGCCCGGCCGAGGCGCCCGCGGCCGCTGCGCGTGCCTCCGACCGACATGGATGAGAGCATATCGGCTCCGGCGGGCCCGATCCGCGAACGGCGCCGCGGCGCCCGGGCGACGCGCCGGGTCATATTCCGCCATCGTGGCGATGCGGAGCGTGCCGATGCGGGATGCTGGATCCACACCCTGCCCGGAGGTTCCCATGACCCGCATCCCGCTCTTCCTCGTCGTCGCCGCGGCCGCCCTGGTCACGGCAGGCTGCACCGCCGACCCGGCTCCGCAGTCGACCGGCACGGGCGAGGTGACGCCCGGGGTGCTCACCGTCGGCACGGGCGAGCCCGCCTATTCGCCGTGGGTCGTCGACGACGAGCCCGAGAGCGGCGAGGGCTTCGAGTCCGCCGTCGCCTATGCGGTGGCCGCCGAACTCGGCTACGAGGAGGTCGTCTGGGTGCGCACGACGTTCGAAGAGGCCATCCAGCCCGGGCCGAAGGACTTCGATGTGAACCTGCAGCAGTTCTCGATCACCCCTGAGCGGGCCGAGAACGTCGACTTCTCCACGCCGTACTACGAGACGACGCAGGTGGTCGTGACGACGGGCGACTCGCCCGCGGCGGATGCCCGGAGCCTGGCGGATCTGAAGCCGCTGCTCATCGGGGCGCAGACGGGCACGACGAGCTTCGGCGCGGTCGAGGCCTCGATCGCGCCGGATGCCGGCACGCAGGTGTTCAACTCGAACGACGACGCGAAGCTCGCCCTCGAGAACGGGCAGGTCGACGCGATCGTCGTCGATCTGCCGACTGCGTTCTACCTGACCGGCGCCGAACTCGACGACGGCGTCATCGTCGGGCAGTTGCCGCCGTCGGCCGGCACCGGCGACGAGTTCGGCTTCGTGCTGCCGAAGGGCTCGGCGCTCACCGAGAAGGTGTCGGCGGCCGTGGACGCCCTGCGGGAGGACGGAACCCTCGACGAGCTCGCCGCGACGTGGCTCGCCGATGCCGGCGACGCGCCGGTGCTCCGCTGAGGCCATGACCGAGCCCGCCGAGCCCGCCCGCACCGTCGAGGCCGCAGGCACCGTCGAGGCCGCAGGCGAACCGTGGCGGCCGAGCGAGCTCGAGCGCGGGCGACGGGCGTACCGTCGCCGGCAGACGGCGACGAGCGTGGCGGTGAGCGCGGCATCCACCCTCGCCTTCGCCGTGCTCGTCTGGCTCTTCGTCGTGCAGACGCCCGGCTGGGCCCGCGTCCAGCAGACCTTCTTCGACCCGGATATCGCCCTCGCCTCGCTGCCGAAGGTGCTCGACGGTCTCTGGCTGAACCTGCGCGTGCTCGTCTTCGCCGCGATCGGCGTCGCCGTCGTCGCGGTCGTCACGGCGACGCTCCGCACGCTTCGCGGCCCGGTGTTCTTCCCGCTCCGGGCGCTCGCCGCCGGCTACACCGACCTGTTCCGCGGCCTGCCGCTCCTCATCGTGCTCTATCTCGTGGGCTTCGGCGTGCCGGGCCTCGGTTTCTTCCCGCGCGTCGACGTGGCCGTCTGGGGCACGATCGCCCTCATCCTCGTGTACGGGGCCTACGTCGCCGAGGTGCTCCGGGCGGGCATGACGGCCGTGCACCCCTCGCAGCGGCTCGCGGCCCGCGCCCTCGGTCTCAGCCACGGGCAGACGCTTCGCCGCGTCGTGCTGCCGCAGGCGATCCGCAACGTCACGCCGGCCCTCATGAACGACTTCGTCGCGATGCAGAAGGACGTCGGGCTGATCTCGGTGCTCGGCGCCGTCGACGCGGTGCGTGCGGCGCAGATCCAGACGGCCCAGTTCTTCAACTTCACCCCCTACGTCGTCGCGGGCCTCTGCTTCGTCGTGCTCGCCTGGCCGATGATCCGCCTGACCGACTGGGTGTCGGCGCGCATGCGCGCCCGCGAACAGGTGGGAGGCCTCGTATGAGCCTGCTGAGCCTCAGCGGCGTGCGCTGCGATTTCGGGGAGCGGCAGGTGCTCCGCGGCATCGACCTCGACGTCGACCGGCACGAGGTCGTGGCCCTCGTCGGCGCCTCGGGGTCGGGCAAGTCGACGCTGCTGCGCACGGTGAACCTCCTCGAGCACATCGACGACGGGCGGATCCTGCTGGGCGGAGAGGACATCTCCGACCCCCGAGCGGATGCCGACCGCGTCCGCAGCCGCATCGGCGCCGTGTTCCAGCACTACAACCTCTTCCCGCACCTGTCGGTGCTCGAGAATGTGACGCTCGCGGCGCGCCTCGTGCACCGGATGCCGCGGCTCGCGGCCGAGGAGCGGGCACGCGAACTGCTCGACTCGATCGGGCTCGCCGAGCACACCGGTGCATTCCCCGACCGGCTCTCGGGCGGGCAGCAGCAGCGGGTCGCGATCGTGCGGGCGATCATGACGGAACCGGAGCTGCTCCTCCTCGACGAGGTGACGAGCGCGCTCGACCCCGAGCTGGTCGGCGAGGTGCTGGAGCTCGTGCGGCGGCTCGCCGGCGAGGGCACGACGATCCTCATGGCGACGCACGAGATGGCCTTCGCACGCGAGGTCGCCGACCGGGTCGTCTTCCTCGACGAGGGGCGGGTGCTCGAGCAGGGGCCGCCGGCCGAGTTCTTCGGCGCCCCGCGCGAGGCGCGCACCCGCGAGTTCCTCGCCCGCTTCCTCGGCTGAAGCCCTCGGATGGCCGCCCCGGCGCGCTACATCGCCGCGAGTTCGCCGATCACCGGCGGCACGGCGTCGGCGACGTCGAGTGCGGTGACGGGCCCGCCGCCGCGCGCCAGGCTCGCGACCGCCGCGGCCTGGCCGTGCACGAAGGCGGCGGATGCCGCGAGCGCCGTGATGGCGCCCGCCTCGAGCGCGAGGGCGTCGGCATGGCCGGCGGCGAAGGCGCCGAGGATGCCGCCGAGCACGTCGCCGGTGCCGGCGGTGGCGAGCCAGTGGCCGGGCGCGGTGACCGTGTACCGGGCACCGGTCGGGTCGGCGATATGGGTGACTGCGCCCTTCAGCAGCACGGCGGTGCCGAGCTCGTTCGCGGCGCGCACGGCCCACTCCCCCGGCGCCTCGCGGATCTCCTCGAGGCTCGCGGGGATCTCGCGTGCGTCGAGCAGCCGCTGCAGTTCGCGGGCGTGCGGGGTGATGACGGTGGGGCCCGTGTGCACACCGACGAGGTCGAGGGCGCCGGCGTCGAGCACGACGGGCTGGCCGGAGGCCAGGGCGTGGCTGAGTTCGCCCTGCAGCAGGAAGTTGCGTTTGCCGGCATCCATCCCCGAACCGAGCAGCCAGGCCTGCACGCGGCCGGTCACGAGCACGGTCTCGGGGCGGCGGGCGAGCACGAGGGCGCCGAGCGCGCGCGGCCCCGTATAGCGCACCATGCCGATGCCGGCGCGGTTGGCCGCCTCGACCCCGAGCACCGCGGCACCGGGGTAGTCGTGCGAGCCGGTGATGACGCCGAGCACGCCCCTGGCGTACTTGTCGTCGCCGGCGCCCGGCACCCGGATCCATGCGGCCGTGTCCTCGGCCGCCCATTCCCGCCAGGTCTCCGTCATGGCTCAACGATATGTTGGAGCGGATGCCGAATACAGCCCCCGCACCGATCACGCTTCGCGACGCCGTCGTCGTCTTCGACTACGGCGAGGTCGTCTCGCTGGCGCCCTCCGTCGCCGACCAGGCCGCGCTCATAGCCCGTTCGGGGGTGGATCCCGCCGCCTTCCAAGCCGCGTACTGGTCGCACCGGCGCGGCCTCGACGAGGGCACGACGTCCATCCAGGAGTACTGGCGGCTGGTCGCCGCCGACACCGGCGCCGACTGGGACGAGGTCGACGCCGCCGAGCTGTGGGCCCTGGACCACCGCAGTTGGCTGAGCGTGAACCCCGAGGTGCTCC belongs to Agromyces archimandritae and includes:
- a CDS encoding glycosyltransferase family 87 protein; protein product: MSVGGTRSGRGRLGRAMSTAAALWIGFATVHAGLAALNLFAPGYPLGDVTGVYFVWAENAAHDWVRMGIDEPWVYPILAFAPMAASLALGPELYAWTWLGIVIALDAAVFAVLLGRGARSRPRRIAAWWWLAFLAALGPIALGRIDAITVPFAIAGLLWAAGRPRVAAALITIATWVKVWPAALGLALVTASRKRGEVVMVALALSAGIVGVSLLAGSELNVFGFIGEQTVRGLQVEAPLAVPWLWAIALGDTASRISYDHDILTFQIDGPGVEIAWITTPLMIAGVLAFLVLGIRAVRRGAAFGRVLPPLALGFVAWLMLANKVGSPQFVTWLAAPIVLGLVYRPHRFVLPASLALAVAAFTHVIYPYLYGWLLVADPGFVFLLTAKHALVAVIAVWCGTRLWQAGRRRPVDAALADTRGRIAA
- a CDS encoding amino acid ABC transporter ATP-binding protein codes for the protein MSLLSLSGVRCDFGERQVLRGIDLDVDRHEVVALVGASGSGKSTLLRTVNLLEHIDDGRILLGGEDISDPRADADRVRSRIGAVFQHYNLFPHLSVLENVTLAARLVHRMPRLAAEERARELLDSIGLAEHTGAFPDRLSGGQQQRVAIVRAIMTEPELLLLDEVTSALDPELVGEVLELVRRLAGEGTTILMATHEMAFAREVADRVVFLDEGRVLEQGPPAEFFGAPREARTREFLARFLG
- a CDS encoding ADP-dependent NAD(P)H-hydrate dehydratase; its protein translation is MTETWREWAAEDTAAWIRVPGAGDDKYARGVLGVITGSHDYPGAAVLGVEAANRAGIGMVRYTGPRALGALVLARRPETVLVTGRVQAWLLGSGMDAGKRNFLLQGELSHALASGQPVVLDAGALDLVGVHTGPTVITPHARELQRLLDAREIPASLEEIREAPGEWAVRAANELGTAVLLKGAVTHIADPTGARYTVTAPGHWLATAGTGDVLGGILGAFAAGHADALALEAGAITALAASAAFVHGQAAAVASLARGGGPVTALDVADAVPPVIGELAAM
- a CDS encoding amino acid ABC transporter permease; its protein translation is MTEPAEPARTVEAAGTVEAAGEPWRPSELERGRRAYRRRQTATSVAVSAASTLAFAVLVWLFVVQTPGWARVQQTFFDPDIALASLPKVLDGLWLNLRVLVFAAIGVAVVAVVTATLRTLRGPVFFPLRALAAGYTDLFRGLPLLIVLYLVGFGVPGLGFFPRVDVAVWGTIALILVYGAYVAEVLRAGMTAVHPSQRLAARALGLSHGQTLRRVVLPQAIRNVTPALMNDFVAMQKDVGLISVLGAVDAVRAAQIQTAQFFNFTPYVVAGLCFVVLAWPMIRLTDWVSARMRAREQVGGLV
- a CDS encoding ABC transporter substrate-binding protein is translated as MTRIPLFLVVAAAALVTAGCTADPAPQSTGTGEVTPGVLTVGTGEPAYSPWVVDDEPESGEGFESAVAYAVAAELGYEEVVWVRTTFEEAIQPGPKDFDVNLQQFSITPERAENVDFSTPYYETTQVVVTTGDSPAADARSLADLKPLLIGAQTGTTSFGAVEASIAPDAGTQVFNSNDDAKLALENGQVDAIVVDLPTAFYLTGAELDDGVIVGQLPPSAGTGDEFGFVLPKGSALTEKVSAAVDALREDGTLDELAATWLADAGDAPVLR
- a CDS encoding response regulator transcription factor, with the protein product MTPSRPPIRLAVVDDHRILLGALSEWLRTGAKDLRVVCAVPSWSELLADPAFPADVVLLDLDLKDDIPISLKLSTLKTAGVRTVLMSTYSEPAVVREAMAAGALGYIVKTEPVEQIAEAIRIAEAGGTYLTPELAGRLVDETGAPKLSAQERRVMALYGNGQSVKGVAFELGISEETAKSYLKRIREKYKVHGFDVGTKVALRKRAILDGIILQTD
- a CDS encoding thiamine-binding protein, with translation MLVAFSVAPSGTGRADGSVHDAVAAAVRIVRESGLPNRTTSMFTEIEGEWDEVMDVVRRATEAVMPYGSRVSLVLKADIRPGYSGELDGKIERLEQAIERD